In Coturnix japonica isolate 7356 chromosome 9, Coturnix japonica 2.1, whole genome shotgun sequence, a single window of DNA contains:
- the PPP1R2 gene encoding protein phosphatase inhibitor 2 isoform X5, which produces MEAPSVPGASAEGAAGRAPIKGILKKGGKQPASDGSGARPASPARDDDEHGKKSQKWDEMNIIATYHPAGKDYGLMKIDEPSTPYHSMVGDDDEDAVSDSESNEPLRADVLSKKLAAAAEGKGPRVIARQEESSEEEEEEELTPEEREKKKQFEMKRKMHYNEGRNIKLARQLIAKELQGEDEEEEEEANQEMRDAADEEAMNTESIEHD; this is translated from the exons ATGGAGGCGCCTTCGGTGCCGGGCGCTTCGGCGGAGGGAGCAGCGGGGCGGGCTCCCATCAAGGGCATCCTGAAGAAGGGCGGCAAGCAGCCCGCCAGCGATGGGTCTGGAGCCCGGCCGGCCAGCCCGGCCCGCGATGACGACGAGCACGG tAAAAAATCTCAGAAGTGGGACGAAATGAACATCATAGCTACGTACCACCCAGCGGGCAAAGATTATGGCTTGATGAAAATAGATGAGCCCAGTACTCCTTATCACAG CATGGTAggagatgatgatgaagatgcaGTGAGTGATTCGGAATCAAATGAGCCCTTAAGAGCAGATGTGTTGAGTAAGAA GCTGGCTGCTGCAGCGGAGGGTAAAGGACCCAGGGTTATAGCaaggcaggaggaaagcagtgaggaggaggaggaagaagaattaACACCTGAAGAACGAG aaaaaaagaaacagtttgaaatgaaaaggaaaatgcactACAATGAAGGACGAAACATCAAACTTGCAAGACAGCTAATTGCAAAAGAACTACAGGGtgaagatgaagaggaggaggaggaagcgaATCAAGAAATGCGTGATGCTGCAGATGAAGAAGCGATGAATACAGAATCTATCGAACATG ACTGA
- the APOD gene encoding apolipoprotein D, with translation MLGTAVQLSVLLGLLGLGNAQMFYMGPCPDPPVQEDFNINKYLGKWYEIEKLPSNFEKGSCIQANYSQKENAKFKVINKELLSSGKINEIEGEMLHTDVKEPAKLSVRFSWFMPPAPYWVISTDYENYALVYSCTSIFWFFHFEYAWILSRAPDMHPDTVEHLKSMLRSYKIDTDKMIPTDQLNCPAEM, from the exons ATGCTGGgaacagcagtgcagctctcagTCCTGCTCGGTCTCCTAGGCTTGGGGAATGCACAGATGTTCTACATGGGACCATGCCCAGACCCACCAGTGCAGGAGGACTTCAATATCAACAAG tatttGGGAAAGTGGTACGAGATAGAAAAGCTGCCCTCGAATTTCGAGAAAGGAAGCTGCATCCAGGCAAACTACTCGCAGAAGGAGAACGCGAAGTTTAAAGTGATCAACAAGGAGTTGCT TTCCAgtggcaaaataaatgaaatcgAAGGAGAAATGCTGCACACAGACGTGAAGGAGCCGGCCAAGCTGAGCGTCCGCTTCAGCTGGT TTATGCCCCCTGCCCCATACTGGGTCATCTCCACTGACTATGAAAACTACGCACTGGTGTACTCCTGCACCAGCATCTTCTGGTTTTTCCACTTCGAGTATGCCTGGATTCTGTCCCGAGCTCCTGACATGCACCCAGACACCGTAGAGCACCTGAAGAGCATGCTCCGGTCCTACAAGATCGACACCGACAAGATGATACCCACAGATCAGCTCAACTGCCCCGCCGAGATGTAA
- the PPP1R2 gene encoding protein phosphatase inhibitor 2 isoform X4 codes for MEAPSVPGASAEGAAGRAPIKGILKKGGKQPASDGSGARPASPARDDDEHGKKSQKWDEMNIIATYHPAGKDYGLMKIDEPSTPYHSMVGDDDEDAVSDSESNEPLRADVLSKKLAAAAEGKGPRVIARQEESSEEEEEEELTPEEREKKKQFEMKRKMHYNEGRNIKLARQLIAKELQGEDEEEEEEANQEMRDAADEEAMNTESIEHGLL; via the exons ATGGAGGCGCCTTCGGTGCCGGGCGCTTCGGCGGAGGGAGCAGCGGGGCGGGCTCCCATCAAGGGCATCCTGAAGAAGGGCGGCAAGCAGCCCGCCAGCGATGGGTCTGGAGCCCGGCCGGCCAGCCCGGCCCGCGATGACGACGAGCACGG tAAAAAATCTCAGAAGTGGGACGAAATGAACATCATAGCTACGTACCACCCAGCGGGCAAAGATTATGGCTTGATGAAAATAGATGAGCCCAGTACTCCTTATCACAG CATGGTAggagatgatgatgaagatgcaGTGAGTGATTCGGAATCAAATGAGCCCTTAAGAGCAGATGTGTTGAGTAAGAA GCTGGCTGCTGCAGCGGAGGGTAAAGGACCCAGGGTTATAGCaaggcaggaggaaagcagtgaggaggaggaggaagaagaattaACACCTGAAGAACGAG aaaaaaagaaacagtttgaaatgaaaaggaaaatgcactACAATGAAGGACGAAACATCAAACTTGCAAGACAGCTAATTGCAAAAGAACTACAGGGtgaagatgaagaggaggaggaggaagcgaATCAAGAAATGCGTGATGCTGCAGATGAAGAAGCGATGAATACAGAATCTATCGAACATG GGTTGCTCTAA
- the PPP1R2 gene encoding protein phosphatase inhibitor 2 isoform X2, with protein sequence MEAPSVPGASAEGAAGRAPIKGILKKGGKQPASDGSGARPASPARDDDEHGKKSQKWDEMNIIATYHPAGKDYGLMKIDEPSTPYHSMVGDDDEDAVSDSESNEPLRADVLSKKLAAAAEGKGPRVIARQEESSEEEEEEELTPEEREKKKQFEMKRKMHYNEGRNIKLARQLIAKELQGEDEEEEEEANQEMRDAADEEAMNTESIEHAHATHDQLESRARSIEEICPEL encoded by the exons ATGGAGGCGCCTTCGGTGCCGGGCGCTTCGGCGGAGGGAGCAGCGGGGCGGGCTCCCATCAAGGGCATCCTGAAGAAGGGCGGCAAGCAGCCCGCCAGCGATGGGTCTGGAGCCCGGCCGGCCAGCCCGGCCCGCGATGACGACGAGCACGG tAAAAAATCTCAGAAGTGGGACGAAATGAACATCATAGCTACGTACCACCCAGCGGGCAAAGATTATGGCTTGATGAAAATAGATGAGCCCAGTACTCCTTATCACAG CATGGTAggagatgatgatgaagatgcaGTGAGTGATTCGGAATCAAATGAGCCCTTAAGAGCAGATGTGTTGAGTAAGAA GCTGGCTGCTGCAGCGGAGGGTAAAGGACCCAGGGTTATAGCaaggcaggaggaaagcagtgaggaggaggaggaagaagaattaACACCTGAAGAACGAG aaaaaaagaaacagtttgaaatgaaaaggaaaatgcactACAATGAAGGACGAAACATCAAACTTGCAAGACAGCTAATTGCAAAAGAACTACAGGGtgaagatgaagaggaggaggaggaagcgaATCAAGAAATGCGTGATGCTGCAGATGAAGAAGCGATGAATACAGAATCTATCGAACATG CACATGCTACTCATGAccagctggagagcagagcacGCAGCATAGAAGAAATCTGTCCAGAACTGTAA
- the PPP1R2 gene encoding protein phosphatase inhibitor 2 isoform X1, giving the protein MEAPSVPGASAEGAAGRAPIKGILKKGGKQPASDGSGARPASPARDDDEHGKKSQKWDEMNIIATYHPAGKDYGLMKIDEPSTPYHSMVGDDDEDAVSDSESNEPLRADVLSKKLAAAAEGKGPRVIARQEESSEEEEEEELTPEEREKKKQFEMKRKMHYNEGRNIKLARQLIAKELQGEDEEEEEEANQEMRDAADEEAMNTESIEHGERSTPVGSIMTFLRGLKLPSVCTVL; this is encoded by the exons ATGGAGGCGCCTTCGGTGCCGGGCGCTTCGGCGGAGGGAGCAGCGGGGCGGGCTCCCATCAAGGGCATCCTGAAGAAGGGCGGCAAGCAGCCCGCCAGCGATGGGTCTGGAGCCCGGCCGGCCAGCCCGGCCCGCGATGACGACGAGCACGG tAAAAAATCTCAGAAGTGGGACGAAATGAACATCATAGCTACGTACCACCCAGCGGGCAAAGATTATGGCTTGATGAAAATAGATGAGCCCAGTACTCCTTATCACAG CATGGTAggagatgatgatgaagatgcaGTGAGTGATTCGGAATCAAATGAGCCCTTAAGAGCAGATGTGTTGAGTAAGAA GCTGGCTGCTGCAGCGGAGGGTAAAGGACCCAGGGTTATAGCaaggcaggaggaaagcagtgaggaggaggaggaagaagaattaACACCTGAAGAACGAG aaaaaaagaaacagtttgaaatgaaaaggaaaatgcactACAATGAAGGACGAAACATCAAACTTGCAAGACAGCTAATTGCAAAAGAACTACAGGGtgaagatgaagaggaggaggaggaagcgaATCAAGAAATGCGTGATGCTGCAGATGAAGAAGCGATGAATACAGAATCTATCGAACATG GGGAAAGGAGTACTCCAGTAGGCAGCATTATGACCTTTCTCCGTGGCTTGAAGCTGCCATCtgtctgcactgtgctgtaA
- the PPP1R2 gene encoding protein phosphatase inhibitor 2 isoform X3 has product MEAPSVPGASAEGAAGRAPIKGILKKGGKQPASDGSGARPASPARDDDEHGKKSQKWDEMNIIATYHPAGKDYGLMKIDEPSTPYHSMVGDDDEDAVSDSESNEPLRADVLSKKLAAAAEGKGPRVIARQEESSEEEEEEELTPEEREKKKQFEMKRKMHYNEGRNIKLARQLIAKELQGEDEEEEEEANQEMRDAADEEAMNTESIEHDFPFCYVSVEERAEDLR; this is encoded by the exons ATGGAGGCGCCTTCGGTGCCGGGCGCTTCGGCGGAGGGAGCAGCGGGGCGGGCTCCCATCAAGGGCATCCTGAAGAAGGGCGGCAAGCAGCCCGCCAGCGATGGGTCTGGAGCCCGGCCGGCCAGCCCGGCCCGCGATGACGACGAGCACGG tAAAAAATCTCAGAAGTGGGACGAAATGAACATCATAGCTACGTACCACCCAGCGGGCAAAGATTATGGCTTGATGAAAATAGATGAGCCCAGTACTCCTTATCACAG CATGGTAggagatgatgatgaagatgcaGTGAGTGATTCGGAATCAAATGAGCCCTTAAGAGCAGATGTGTTGAGTAAGAA GCTGGCTGCTGCAGCGGAGGGTAAAGGACCCAGGGTTATAGCaaggcaggaggaaagcagtgaggaggaggaggaagaagaattaACACCTGAAGAACGAG aaaaaaagaaacagtttgaaatgaaaaggaaaatgcactACAATGAAGGACGAAACATCAAACTTGCAAGACAGCTAATTGCAAAAGAACTACAGGGtgaagatgaagaggaggaggaggaagcgaATCAAGAAATGCGTGATGCTGCAGATGAAGAAGCGATGAATACAGAATCTATCGAACATG attttcctttttgttatgTCTCTGTTGAGGAAAGGGCTGAAGACTTGAGATGA